The following are from one region of the Myxocyprinus asiaticus isolate MX2 ecotype Aquarium Trade chromosome 2, UBuf_Myxa_2, whole genome shotgun sequence genome:
- the LOC127415466 gene encoding B-cell lymphoma 6 protein-like isoform X2, with amino-acid sequence MEEQHAAAAHVMEVEGYIKEFTRHSNDVLLNLNELRHRDILTDATLLVGTAKLRAHCAVLIACSGFFYSLFSRRVAGACGERGFSLTLPEGLDAGSVSLLLDFMYTSRLPLTPRTVSGVLTSATYLQMEHVADTCRAFIQNSERVNVSPSLMEPASRAPLGGRSPPVHPMFFSSPSRPTADAEDPSPDRARVPGESCASLDPDTCLKLEEPESSPSTPSTPFPNSPCHSRGHPNSPAESSSCSLSPQLKRSEAKPTPDPKACNWKKYKYIVLNPLFATPIKEEGPEEKHQTQSHSPFVSDRMEASSMAPSDVWTGEEPNRESLSHQYNTSQSKISFTPHHDIDRNLQLLTLSMTEDKGLCSPFLCTPLLEIANQRSHLLGQHPIKFENLSTQLSYSGNPGNTKPSCTGDKPYRCNVCGAQFNRPANLKTHTRIHSGEKPYRCDTCGARFVQVAHLRAHVLIHTGEKPYPCNTCGTRFRHLQTLKSHLRIHTGEKPYSCEKCHLHFRHKSQLRLHLRQKHGAITNTKIRYKVLADPYQPGPTLLQAC; translated from the exons atgGAGGAACAACACGCTGCAGCCGCCCATGTGATGGAGGTAGAAGGCTACATAAAAGAGTTCACCCGCCACTCCAACGATGTATTGCTGAACTTAAATGAACTGAGGCATCGGGACATTCTGACAGATGCCACGCTGCTAGTGGGCACCGCCAAGCTGCGTGCTCATTGCGCTGTGCTCATCGCTTGCAG TGGATTCTTCTACTCTCTCTTCTCTCGTCGTGTGGCCGGTGCTTGTGGCGAGCGAGGCTTTTCTCTTACCCTTCCAGAGGGGCTGGACGCGGGAAGCGTGTCACTGCTGCTGGACTTCATGTACACCTCCCGCCTCCCTCTCACGCCCCGTACTGTGTCTGGAGTGCTAACCTCCGCCACTTACCTGCAGATGGAGCATGTCGCAGACACCTGCCGAGCATTCATTCAGAACAG TGAGAGGGTCAATGTGAGTCCCTCCTTGATGGAGCCAGCTTCGAGAGCGCCCCTTGGTGGCAGGTCGCCACCTGTGCATCCCATGTTCTTCTCCTCCCCCTCCAGGCCTACAGCTGATGCAGAAGATCCAAGCCCAGACCGGGCCAG GGTTCCAGGAGAGAGCTGTGCCTCCCTGGATCCAGACACTTGCCTAAAATTAGAAGAACCTGAGTCCTCTCCTTCAACTCCTTCCACCCCATTTCCAAACAGTCCTTGCCATTCCAGGGGCCACCCCAACTCACCTGCTGAGTCCAGCAGCTGCAGTCTATCTCCCCAACTAAag AGATCTGAAGCTAAGCCTACTCCTGATCCAAAAGCCTGTAACTGGAAGAAGTACAAGTATATTGTCCTCAACCCTCTTTTTGCCACACCTATAAAGGAGGAGGGGCCTGAAGAGAAGCATCAAACACAAAGCCACTCCCCCTTTGTCAGTGATAGGATGGAAGCCTCATCCATGGCACCCAGTGATGTATGGACAGGGGAGGAGCCTAATAG GGAAAGCTTGTCTCATCAATATAACACATCGCAGTCAAAAATATCTTTTACTCCCCATCATGATATTGACCGCAATTTGCAACTCTTGACCCTGTCAATGACTGAGGACAAAG GTCTCTGCAGTCCTTTTCTTTGTACACCACTATTGGAAATAGCCAATCAGAGGAGTCATTTGTTGGGCCAACATCCAATCAAGTTTGAGAATCTCTCTACACAGCTCAGTTACTCTGGAAATCCTGGCAACACAAAACCTTCCTGCACAG GAGACAAGCCTTACCGCTGTAATGTGTGTGGGGCACAGTTCAACCGGCCTGCTAATTTAAAGACCCATACCCGcattcactctggagagaagccctACCGCTGTGATACCTGCGGAGCCAGATTTGTCCAG GTAGCTCACTTGCGTGCTCATGTTCTGATCCACACCGGGGAAAAGCCGTACCCATGTAACACCTGTGGAACTCGTTTCCGCCACCTGCAGACGCTGAAGAGTCACCTGCgtattcacactggagagaagccttacagc tgtGAGAAATGTCACCTGCATTTCCGTCATAAGAGCCAGCTGAGACTTCACCTAAGACAGAAACATGGAGCAATCACCAACACCAAGATACGTTACAAGGTTCTGGCTGACCCATACCAACCTGGGCCCACTCTACTACAAGCTTGCTGA
- the LOC127415466 gene encoding B-cell lymphoma 6 protein-like isoform X1, translating into MEEQHAAAAHVMEVEGYIKEFTRHSNDVLLNLNELRHRDILTDATLLVGTAKLRAHCAVLIACSGFFYSLFSRRVAGACGERGFSLTLPEGLDAGSVSLLLDFMYTSRLPLTPRTVSGVLTSATYLQMEHVADTCRAFIQNSERVNVSPSLMEPASRAPLGGRSPPVHPMFFSSPSRPTADAEDPSPDRARVPGESCASLDPDTCLKLEEPESSPSTPSTPFPNSPCHSRGHPNSPAESSSCSLSPQLKKRSEAKPTPDPKACNWKKYKYIVLNPLFATPIKEEGPEEKHQTQSHSPFVSDRMEASSMAPSDVWTGEEPNRESLSHQYNTSQSKISFTPHHDIDRNLQLLTLSMTEDKGLCSPFLCTPLLEIANQRSHLLGQHPIKFENLSTQLSYSGNPGNTKPSCTGDKPYRCNVCGAQFNRPANLKTHTRIHSGEKPYRCDTCGARFVQVAHLRAHVLIHTGEKPYPCNTCGTRFRHLQTLKSHLRIHTGEKPYSCEKCHLHFRHKSQLRLHLRQKHGAITNTKIRYKVLADPYQPGPTLLQAC; encoded by the exons atgGAGGAACAACACGCTGCAGCCGCCCATGTGATGGAGGTAGAAGGCTACATAAAAGAGTTCACCCGCCACTCCAACGATGTATTGCTGAACTTAAATGAACTGAGGCATCGGGACATTCTGACAGATGCCACGCTGCTAGTGGGCACCGCCAAGCTGCGTGCTCATTGCGCTGTGCTCATCGCTTGCAG TGGATTCTTCTACTCTCTCTTCTCTCGTCGTGTGGCCGGTGCTTGTGGCGAGCGAGGCTTTTCTCTTACCCTTCCAGAGGGGCTGGACGCGGGAAGCGTGTCACTGCTGCTGGACTTCATGTACACCTCCCGCCTCCCTCTCACGCCCCGTACTGTGTCTGGAGTGCTAACCTCCGCCACTTACCTGCAGATGGAGCATGTCGCAGACACCTGCCGAGCATTCATTCAGAACAG TGAGAGGGTCAATGTGAGTCCCTCCTTGATGGAGCCAGCTTCGAGAGCGCCCCTTGGTGGCAGGTCGCCACCTGTGCATCCCATGTTCTTCTCCTCCCCCTCCAGGCCTACAGCTGATGCAGAAGATCCAAGCCCAGACCGGGCCAG GGTTCCAGGAGAGAGCTGTGCCTCCCTGGATCCAGACACTTGCCTAAAATTAGAAGAACCTGAGTCCTCTCCTTCAACTCCTTCCACCCCATTTCCAAACAGTCCTTGCCATTCCAGGGGCCACCCCAACTCACCTGCTGAGTCCAGCAGCTGCAGTCTATCTCCCCAACTAAag AAGAGATCTGAAGCTAAGCCTACTCCTGATCCAAAAGCCTGTAACTGGAAGAAGTACAAGTATATTGTCCTCAACCCTCTTTTTGCCACACCTATAAAGGAGGAGGGGCCTGAAGAGAAGCATCAAACACAAAGCCACTCCCCCTTTGTCAGTGATAGGATGGAAGCCTCATCCATGGCACCCAGTGATGTATGGACAGGGGAGGAGCCTAATAG GGAAAGCTTGTCTCATCAATATAACACATCGCAGTCAAAAATATCTTTTACTCCCCATCATGATATTGACCGCAATTTGCAACTCTTGACCCTGTCAATGACTGAGGACAAAG GTCTCTGCAGTCCTTTTCTTTGTACACCACTATTGGAAATAGCCAATCAGAGGAGTCATTTGTTGGGCCAACATCCAATCAAGTTTGAGAATCTCTCTACACAGCTCAGTTACTCTGGAAATCCTGGCAACACAAAACCTTCCTGCACAG GAGACAAGCCTTACCGCTGTAATGTGTGTGGGGCACAGTTCAACCGGCCTGCTAATTTAAAGACCCATACCCGcattcactctggagagaagccctACCGCTGTGATACCTGCGGAGCCAGATTTGTCCAG GTAGCTCACTTGCGTGCTCATGTTCTGATCCACACCGGGGAAAAGCCGTACCCATGTAACACCTGTGGAACTCGTTTCCGCCACCTGCAGACGCTGAAGAGTCACCTGCgtattcacactggagagaagccttacagc tgtGAGAAATGTCACCTGCATTTCCGTCATAAGAGCCAGCTGAGACTTCACCTAAGACAGAAACATGGAGCAATCACCAACACCAAGATACGTTACAAGGTTCTGGCTGACCCATACCAACCTGGGCCCACTCTACTACAAGCTTGCTGA